One region of Exiguobacterium acetylicum genomic DNA includes:
- a CDS encoding peptidoglycan DD-metalloendopeptidase family protein, with amino-acid sequence MKRTITTLAMSALVVSGFAATGTGKVEAASGSSYKVKIKADGLRVRTGPSLKHRIVDGVNAGQTFKYLGRTGNWTKIMHKGEKRFVYSGYVKKYSASSKSAKKASFSSSTGFMRPTSGSITQGYGNASGKYGYTFHNGIDFGAPTGTPVKAAAAGKVIKSSYQGAYGNHVMVEHKVNGISYTTVYAHLSKRSVFVGQSIPKGANIGAVGSTGNSSGSHLHFEIHRGNYVYSGSSAASSVNPLAFL; translated from the coding sequence ATGAAACGAACAATCACGACGTTAGCAATGAGCGCCCTCGTTGTTTCAGGTTTTGCAGCTACGGGTACAGGTAAGGTTGAAGCCGCTTCTGGCTCATCGTATAAAGTTAAAATCAAGGCAGATGGACTTCGCGTCCGGACTGGCCCATCGTTAAAACACCGCATCGTCGACGGCGTCAATGCGGGTCAAACATTCAAATACCTCGGTCGGACAGGAAACTGGACGAAGATCATGCATAAAGGCGAAAAACGCTTCGTCTATTCTGGTTACGTCAAAAAATATAGCGCTTCTAGTAAATCAGCGAAAAAAGCATCATTCTCTTCGTCAACTGGATTCATGCGTCCAACAAGCGGATCAATTACGCAAGGCTACGGAAACGCGAGCGGAAAATACGGCTACACGTTCCATAACGGAATCGACTTCGGTGCACCTACTGGAACACCAGTTAAAGCAGCCGCTGCCGGAAAAGTCATCAAGTCGTCATATCAGGGAGCTTATGGTAACCATGTCATGGTCGAACATAAAGTGAACGGTATTTCGTACACAACGGTTTATGCTCACTTAAGCAAACGTTCTGTCTTCGTCGGTCAATCGATCCCGAAAGGCGCGAACATTGGAGCTGTCGGGAGCACTGGTAACTCTTCTGGATCACACTTACACTTCGAAATCCACCGTGGAAACTATGTCTACAGCGGTTCTTCAGCAGCAAGCAGTGTCAACCCACTCGCTTTCTTATAA